The Methyloceanibacter sp. wino2 nucleotide sequence CTGGGGAACCCAGCTAGGCAGGCCCTGCAAAGCGGAAGACGGGAACAGGTTGGGAGCTGCGAAGATGAAGCCGGCGAGCACAATGGCGCCGACGAGTATCACCTTCCATTTTTGGAAATGCAGCATAGCCGGATTTGTAACTCCAGGTCAGTCGACGGTTCTTTGCTTCGGGCTCTACTCGGCCGTCTTGGATTCGGATTTGGCCGGGGTCGCAGCATCCCCCTTGCCGCGCACTTCGGAGATCGACGTCCGTAGGACCTTGATCCGAACGCCGTCAGCCACCTCGACCTGCAACTCGGCCTCGTCGGCCTTGGTGACCTTGCCAATGATTCCACCGGACGTCACGACCGTATCGCCCCGGCGGAGCGCCTCGATCATCGCCCGATGTTCCTTCATCCGCTTCTGCTGCGGCCGGATCATCAGGAAATACATGATGCCGATGATGAGAATGGTCGGGATGAGCAGGCTGTTGAGAGCCTCCAAACCGCCTCCACCCGCCTGCGCATAGGCAAAACCACTCATTGCTCGTCTCTCCCGGTTGGCTTAAGGATGGCCGGAATTGGCCGATTTGGCGTGTCTCGCAAGCGTTTATGCGAGCAGGCTCCAGCGCGCGATTGTGCGCGACTATACTGAGCTTGCCCGCCTTTGCAACGGTGCCCTTATGAACTTTCAGGAACCGATTTCGGGGGTTTTGGAGCGTCTCGCGCGCGCCCTGGAGCGGCTGGGACCGGCCGCGCCCGCCGACCCGGATTTCTCTCAGGCGGGCGCTTTTCTGTTTCAGGCGGAATCTGCCAGTTTTGTCCCGGTTCCCGCGGTCAATTTCGTGCCGCTGCCGCTTCTCAAAGGCGTCGATCGCAACAAGGACCTGTTGTTCGCAAACACGGAACGCTTCGCGCGCGGGCTGCCCGCCAACAACGCGCTCCTCTGGGGCGCCCGTGGCATGGGCAAGAGCTCTCTGATCAAGGCCACCCATGCGGCCCTGAATCAAACGCACCCGAATCTGAAGCTGATCGAAATCCATCGGGAGGACATCGCCGCCCTGCCCCGGGTCCTTGGCCTTTTGCGCGCCGCGCCCGACGACCGCTTCATCCTGTTTTGCGACGACCTCTCCTTTGAGGCCGTCGACAACTCCTACAAGTCGCTGAAAGCGGTGCTCGAAGGCGGCATCGAAGGGCGCCCCGCCAATGTGGTGCTCTACGCCACATCGAACCGGCGTCACCTGATGCCGCGCGAGATGATGGAGAACGAATCCTCCACCGCCATCAATCCGGGTGAAGCCGTGGAAGAGAAGGTCTCGCTCTCGGACCGTTTCGGTCTGTGGATCGGCTTTCACCACTGCAGCCAGGACGACTATCTCGCCATGGTTCGCGGCTACGCGGACCATTACGGGCTCGAGGCGCCCGACCTCGACATCAACCGCGAGGCCTTGGAGTGGGCGGCAACGCGCGGCAGCCGCTCGGGCCGCGTCGCGTGGCAGTTCATTCAGGATTTGGCGGGACGCCTTGGCAAGACCCTGTAGACAAGA carries:
- the yajC gene encoding preprotein translocase subunit YajC, whose product is MSGFAYAQAGGGGLEALNSLLIPTILIIGIMYFLMIRPQQKRMKEHRAMIEALRRGDTVVTSGGIIGKVTKADEAELQVEVADGVRIKVLRTSISEVRGKGDAATPAKSESKTAE
- a CDS encoding ATP-binding protein, whose translation is MNFQEPISGVLERLARALERLGPAAPADPDFSQAGAFLFQAESASFVPVPAVNFVPLPLLKGVDRNKDLLFANTERFARGLPANNALLWGARGMGKSSLIKATHAALNQTHPNLKLIEIHREDIAALPRVLGLLRAAPDDRFILFCDDLSFEAVDNSYKSLKAVLEGGIEGRPANVVLYATSNRRHLMPREMMENESSTAINPGEAVEEKVSLSDRFGLWIGFHHCSQDDYLAMVRGYADHYGLEAPDLDINREALEWAATRGSRSGRVAWQFIQDLAGRLGKTL